From Cucurbita pepo subsp. pepo cultivar mu-cu-16 unplaced genomic scaffold, ASM280686v2 Cp4.1_scaffold000102, whole genome shotgun sequence, a single genomic window includes:
- the LOC111783816 gene encoding calcium-dependent protein kinase 2-like — MGVCSSKGKYKPQYDRYEHQPKGPAQHSHQSPESHHSAAVKSTGPPRSPRHTVLRSDSILGKPLEDVKLHYTIGKELGRGQFGVTYLCTENSSGKQYACKSISKRKLVTRNDKDDIRREIHIMQHLSGQPNIVEFKGAYEDKQSVHLIMELCAGGELFDRIIAKGHYSEKAAASICRSIVNVVHICHFMGVMHRDLKPENFLLASKEEDAMLKATDFGLSVFIEEGKVYRDIVGSAYYVAPEVLRRKYGKEIDIWSAGVMLYILLSGVPPFWAETEKGIFDAILQGHIDFETDPWPKISNSAKDLVKKMLTQDPAQRITSAQVLDHPWMREGGDASDKPIDSAVFTRLKQFRAMNKLKKLALKVIAENLSEEEIQGLKTTFTNMDTDNSGTITYAELKSGLARLGSTLSEAEVKQLMEAADVDGNGSIDYIEFITATMHRYKLEKEEHLYKAFQHFDKDNSGYITRDELKAAMKDYGMGDEETIREIISEVDADNDGRINYDEFCTMMRTGTQQGKLF, encoded by the exons ATGGGCGTGTGCTCAAGCAAAGGCAAATACAAACCGCAGTATGATCGTTACGAGCACCAACCAAAAGGCCCAGCTCAACACTCCCATCAGTCGCCGGAGAGTCACCACTCGGCGGCGGTGAAGTCAACCGGTCCTCCCAGAAGCCCCAGGCACACCGTCCTCAGGTCTGATTCGATTCTTGGGAAGCCATTAGAGGATGTTAAGCTGCATTACACCATTGGGAAAGAATTAGGGAGAGGGCAATTTGGGGTTACTTATCTCTGCACTGAGAATTCCTCTGGTAAGCAATATGCTTGCAAATCCATTTCCAAAAGGAAGCTTGTGACTAGAAATGATAAGGATGATATTAGAAGAGAGATTCACATTATGCAGCATTTGAGTGGGCAACCTAACATAGTTGAGTTCAAGGGAGCTTATGAAGACAAGCAATCGGTTCATTTGATCATGGAGCTTTGCGCTGGTGGCGAGCTTTTTGATAGAATTATTGCAAAGGGTCATTATAGTGAGAAAGCAGCTGCCTCAATCTGCAGGTCTATTGTTAATGTGGTTCACATCTGCCATTTCATGGGGGTGATGCATAGGGATCTCAAGCCTGAGAACTTTCTGCTTGCTAGCAAGGAGGAAGATGCTATGCTCAAAGCAACAGATTTTGGATTGTCTGTTTTTATTGAAGAGG GAAAGGTGTACAGAGACATTGTGGGGAGTGCTTACTATGTTGCCCCTGAAGTATTACGTCGTAAATATGGCAAAGAAATCGATATTTGGAGTGCTGGAGTCATGTTGTACATATTACTCAGTGGTGTACCTCCATTTTGGGCAG AAACTGAGAAGGGCATATTTGATGCAATATTGCAAGGACATATTGACTTTGAAACTGATCCATGGCCAAAAATTTCGAACAGTGCCAAGGACCtggtgaagaaaatgttaacTCAGGACCCAGCACAACGGATTACGTCGGCACAGGTTCTCG ACCATCCATGGATGAGAGAAGGCGGAGATGCGTCGGATAAGCCCATCGACAGTGCAGTATTTACAAGACTCAAGCAATTTAGAGCAATGAACAAACTGAAGAAGCTTGCCCTGAAG GTTATAGCTGAAAACCTTTCGGAGGAAGAGATCCAAGGCCTGAAAACAACGTTCACGAACATGGACACGGACAACAGCGGAACCATCACTTATGCAGAATTGAAGTCTGGACTGGCCCGGCTTGGCTCAACGCTAAGTGAGGCTGAGGTGAAACAACTTATGGAAGCG GCTGATGTGGATGGAAATGGTTCGATTGATTACATCGAATTCATCACTGCTACGATGCATCGATACAAGCtagaaaaagaagagcatCTTTACAAGGCGTTTCAACATTTTGACAAGGATAACAGTGG TTATATCACAAGAGATGAACTGAAAGCTGCAATGAAAGATTACGGAATGGGCGACGAAGAGACTATTAGAGAGATTATTTCCGAAGTCGATGCAGACAAT GATGGAAGAATCAACTACGATGAGTTCTGTACAATGATGAGAACTGGAACCCAACAAGGCAAACTCTTTTAA
- the LOC111783817 gene encoding ATP synthase gamma chain 1, chloroplastic-like, with protein sequence MTHFLEPRFHQTPFPPLLRRIPKSPPPISIQCRGGGGGARDLQSRLDSINNTQKLTEAMKLVAAAKVRRAQEAVINSRPFAQSLAQFLHFITQQIQPHEIDFPFLNPAPVGKVALVVFTGDRGLCGGFNASVIKKADTRLAELKNLDLGHILISVGKKGNSHFRRRSDVQVDKYITGCGGGSVPTAKEAQTIADIVFSLFISEEVDKVELIYTKFVSLLKCEPVIETLLPLLGDGEAMGDGGFRLTTKEGKLKVEREGKRGNLEEIPALLEFEQDPVQILDGMIALYLNSQILRALQESMASEVAARMNAMSNASENALELKNSVLVAYNRERQAKITGEILEIVAGAEALQGF encoded by the coding sequence ATGACCCACTTTCTCGAACCAAGATTCCACCAAACCCCATTTCCCCCCCTTCTCCGCCGTATCCCCAAATCTCCACCGCCCATTTCAATCCAATGccgcggcggcggcggcggcgctCGCGACCTCCAATCTCGATTAGACTCCATCAACAACACCCAGAAGCTCACCGAAGCCATGAAGCTCGTCGCCGCTGCCAAAGTCCGCCGAGCCCAAGAAGCCGTAATCAATAGTCGCCCCTTTGCCCAATCCCTCGCCCAATTTCTCCATTTCATCACCCAACAAATCCAACCACACGAAATCGATTTCCCCTTTCTAAACCCTGCACCCGTCGGAAAAGTCGCCCTCGTCGTCTTCACCGGCGACCGGGGACTCTGTGGAGGTTTCAATGCTTCCGTGATAAAAAAAGCCGACACCCGATTGGCCGAATTGAAAAATCTCGATCTGGGTCACATCCTAATCAGCGTTGGAAAAAAGGGTAACTCGCATTTCCGCCGCCGGTCCGACGTTCAAGTCGATAAATACATAACCGGCTGCGGCGGCGGTTCAGTACCGACAGCAAAAGAAGCACAAACCATTGCAGACATTGTGTTTTCTCTGTTCATCAGCGAAGAAGTGGACAAAGTGGAACTAATTTACACAAAATTCGTTTCGTTGCTGAAATGTGAGCCTGTGATTGAGACATTGCTGCCATTGTTGGGCGATGGGGAAGCCATGGGAGATGGGGGGTTTAGATTGACAACGAAGGAGGGGAAATTGAAGGTGGAGAGAGAGGGGAAAAGGGGGAATTTGGAGGAAATTCCGGCATTGTTGGAATTCGAACAAGACCCAGTTCAGATTTTGGATGGGATGATAGCTCTGTATTTGAACAGCCAGATTTTGAGGGCTTTGCAGGAATCGATGGCGAGTGAGGTAGCAGCGAGGATGAACGCCATGAGTAATGCTTCTGAGAATGCTCTGGAGTTGAAGAACTCTGTTTTGGTTGCTTATAATCGAGAGAGACAGGCTAAGATTACTGGGGAAATTCTGGAAATTGTTGCTGGAGCTGAGGCTCTTCaaggattttga